The following coding sequences lie in one Streptomyces venezuelae genomic window:
- a CDS encoding dual OB domain-containing protein, translated as MAVVKELICLANSRKHLGRCIAGIDVESNAWVRPVSSRQTHEVSAAERQYRDGTEPQILDVVSLRLLRPKRFGFQTENWILDPSSQWVKKGRIGWGALCRLEQKTKRLWINSEDSSRKGKNDRVAVEQEFVLVNSLKLIRVGSVTIEVDRPYDVNKELEVRAKFRHEGSTYILKVTDAVYEERFRALGVGSYELSESFLTVSLGEEFKGHFYKMVAAIIERRTTEPGSDR; from the coding sequence GTGGCGGTTGTCAAAGAGTTGATCTGCTTGGCTAATTCTCGGAAACACCTTGGGCGGTGTATCGCCGGAATAGACGTCGAGTCGAACGCTTGGGTGCGGCCTGTCAGCAGTCGACAGACTCACGAGGTCTCGGCCGCGGAAAGGCAGTACCGGGACGGCACGGAGCCGCAGATACTCGACGTCGTGTCCTTGCGGCTTCTCAGGCCGAAAAGGTTCGGGTTCCAGACCGAGAACTGGATCCTCGACCCCAGTAGCCAGTGGGTGAAGAAGGGGCGGATCGGGTGGGGCGCGCTGTGCCGTCTGGAGCAGAAGACCAAGCGCTTATGGATAAACAGCGAGGACAGCAGCAGAAAGGGGAAGAACGACCGGGTCGCGGTGGAGCAAGAGTTCGTGCTGGTGAACTCGCTCAAGTTGATTCGGGTCGGCTCCGTCACCATTGAGGTGGATCGACCCTATGACGTGAACAAGGAACTTGAAGTGCGGGCCAAGTTCCGCCATGAGGGATCCACGTACATTCTCAAGGTGACCGACGCCGTGTACGAGGAGCGGTTTCGGGCACTGGGCGTGGGAAGTTACGAGTTGTCCGAGTCTTTCCTGACCGTGAGCCTGGGCGAAGAGTTTAAGGGCCACTTCTATAAGATGGTGGCGGCCATAATCGAGCGTCGCACGACAGAACCGGGCAGCGACAGATGA
- a CDS encoding cupin domain-containing protein, whose product MSDLIRLPGEGRKLVTKAQEVTFKATGAQGSSSSIFEVVVPPGFDTGGHYHEEAEEFFYILEGELELLAFEPAERTDDWLDWESADGDRVVRAPAGSSMFVPPNTPHAFRNATDSPVRMLFQSNPSPEHEAYFEEIAEIWSAGGDSVDPEAVRRMRTRYDVKQITPMRFAPPPTTPVA is encoded by the coding sequence ATGAGTGACCTCATCCGCCTGCCGGGCGAGGGCCGCAAGCTGGTCACGAAAGCGCAGGAAGTGACCTTCAAGGCCACCGGGGCACAGGGCTCGTCGTCGTCGATCTTCGAGGTGGTGGTCCCGCCCGGTTTCGACACGGGCGGCCACTACCACGAGGAGGCGGAGGAATTCTTCTACATCCTGGAGGGCGAGCTGGAACTCCTCGCCTTCGAGCCGGCGGAACGTACGGACGACTGGCTGGACTGGGAGTCCGCCGACGGCGACAGGGTGGTCCGCGCCCCGGCGGGCAGCAGCATGTTCGTCCCGCCCAACACGCCCCACGCGTTCCGCAACGCCACGGACAGCCCGGTCCGGATGCTGTTCCAGAGCAACCCTTCGCCGGAGCACGAGGCGTACTTCGAGGAGATAGCGGAGATCTGGTCGGCGGGCGGCGACTCGGTGGACCCGGAGGCGGTACGCCGCATGCGCACCCGCTACGACGTCAAACAGATCACCCCGATGCGCTTCGCCCCACCGCCGACGACCCCCGTCGCCTGA
- a CDS encoding MarR family winged helix-turn-helix transcriptional regulator, with the protein MDDEDLLRLDQQICFSLHAAARAFNAVYRTLLKDLGLTYPQYLVMLVLWEHDELAVKKIGERLRLDSGTLSPLLKRLEAAGHVERRRSAEDERSVTVRLTEAGRALREKAVAVPRALADSTELSLDDVRDLRTRLDQLTAALDAHSGQGAKKTAS; encoded by the coding sequence ATGGACGACGAGGACCTTCTCCGGCTCGATCAGCAGATCTGCTTCTCGCTGCACGCCGCCGCCCGCGCCTTCAACGCGGTCTACCGGACCCTGCTCAAGGACCTCGGCCTGACCTACCCGCAGTACCTGGTCATGCTCGTCCTGTGGGAGCACGACGAGCTGGCCGTCAAGAAGATCGGTGAGCGGCTGCGGCTCGACTCGGGCACCCTCTCGCCGCTGCTCAAGCGGCTCGAAGCGGCCGGGCACGTCGAGCGGCGGCGGAGCGCCGAGGACGAGCGCTCCGTCACGGTGCGGCTCACGGAGGCGGGGCGTGCGCTGCGCGAGAAGGCCGTCGCCGTGCCCCGCGCCCTCGCCGACTCCACCGAGCTCTCCCTCGATGATGTCCGGGACCTGCGCACGCGGCTCGATCAGCTCACGGCCGCCCTCGACGCCCATTCGGGCCAGGGTGCCAAGAAGACGGCGTCCTAG
- a CDS encoding isochorismatase family protein, which yields MALPAITPYPMPTPDELPANRVDWQVDPSRAVLLVHDLQNYFLSAYDRTAPPVPELLSHVTELKRRAARFAIPVVHTAQPGGQSPAERGLQQDFWGPGLPDDAEAAAIAPEIGPAPAETVLTKWKYSAFVRTDLLERLREQGRDQLIITGIYAHIGVLMTACDAWMQDIQAFVVADAVADFSADDHAMALRWAAGKCAVVTTTEEVFAADVH from the coding sequence ATGGCCCTCCCCGCCATCACCCCCTACCCGATGCCGACACCCGACGAGCTGCCCGCGAACCGCGTCGACTGGCAGGTCGACCCGTCCCGCGCCGTGCTGCTCGTCCACGACCTGCAGAACTACTTCCTCTCGGCGTACGACCGCACGGCACCCCCCGTCCCGGAACTCCTGTCACACGTAACCGAGTTGAAGAGACGGGCCGCCCGTTTCGCCATCCCGGTGGTGCACACCGCACAGCCGGGCGGCCAGTCCCCCGCCGAGCGCGGCCTCCAGCAGGACTTCTGGGGCCCGGGTCTGCCCGACGACGCGGAGGCGGCGGCGATCGCGCCGGAGATCGGCCCGGCACCGGCCGAGACGGTCCTCACCAAGTGGAAGTACAGCGCTTTCGTCCGCACGGACCTCCTGGAGCGCCTACGCGAACAGGGCCGCGACCAACTGATCATCACCGGCATCTACGCCCACATCGGCGTCCTGATGACGGCGTGCGACGCGTGGATGCAGGACATCCAGGCGTTCGTGGTGGCCGACGCGGTGGCGGACTTCTCGGCGGACGACCACGCGATGGCGCTGCGGTGGGCGGCGGGGAAGTGCGCGGTGGTGACGACGACGGAGGAGGTGTTCGCCGCCGACGTCCACTAG
- a CDS encoding helix-turn-helix domain-containing protein yields MPALDESGLGKRIAVLRKTKRMFQSQLARESYLSLPMIKAIEQGKRQPSDAALESIAVALGVDPTRLLSTFTGTETRVHAALPRISAALATYDVSIIPAQRTAAELHVAVSEAVNWRLAAQYGRIAQHAAGLLADALAVFHAASDQREAAGLLVATARSADAVAYKYGARDLSARLIELMRWAAPYTEDPLVGTSVAYVRTETFFTARAHTAGTRALETAIDGAPAVTDESTAAASGALHMRAAVIAGRDGDAATAETHLAEARRLSASIREGIYRGTAFGPESVRIHELSVAVGLGQDHVGQAFAVARKWTPSANIPAERRSGFWIELARAQMWGGRMDDAFESLKVARSIAPQHTREHPWARETVATLERLKRTDEESLHQFAVWVGAV; encoded by the coding sequence ATGCCCGCACTTGATGAAAGCGGGCTGGGTAAGCGGATCGCTGTCCTGCGCAAGACGAAACGCATGTTCCAGTCTCAGCTCGCGCGTGAGTCCTATCTGTCCCTGCCCATGATCAAGGCCATCGAGCAGGGCAAGCGGCAGCCCAGCGACGCCGCGCTCGAATCGATCGCGGTCGCACTCGGCGTCGACCCGACCCGGCTGCTGTCGACGTTCACCGGCACAGAGACCCGCGTGCACGCGGCACTGCCCCGCATCTCCGCGGCGCTGGCCACCTACGACGTGTCGATCATCCCGGCCCAGCGAACTGCCGCCGAGCTGCATGTGGCCGTCAGCGAAGCCGTGAACTGGCGCCTCGCAGCTCAGTACGGCCGGATCGCGCAGCACGCCGCCGGCCTCCTCGCCGACGCGCTCGCCGTCTTCCACGCCGCGAGCGACCAACGGGAAGCCGCCGGCCTGCTGGTGGCGACGGCCCGCTCGGCGGACGCTGTCGCCTACAAGTACGGTGCCCGCGACCTGTCGGCTCGGCTGATCGAGTTGATGCGGTGGGCCGCCCCGTACACGGAGGACCCGCTCGTCGGCACGTCCGTTGCCTACGTCCGGACCGAAACGTTCTTCACAGCCCGCGCTCACACCGCAGGTACGCGCGCACTGGAGACCGCCATTGACGGGGCCCCGGCCGTCACTGACGAGAGCACGGCGGCCGCCAGCGGCGCGCTGCACATGCGCGCCGCCGTCATCGCCGGACGGGACGGCGACGCCGCCACCGCGGAGACCCACCTCGCCGAGGCCCGCCGCCTTAGCGCCAGCATCCGGGAGGGCATCTACCGGGGCACGGCGTTTGGCCCGGAGTCTGTGCGTATTCACGAGCTATCCGTCGCCGTGGGCCTGGGCCAGGACCACGTCGGCCAAGCGTTCGCGGTGGCCCGGAAGTGGACGCCGTCCGCGAACATTCCGGCTGAGCGGCGGTCAGGCTTCTGGATCGAGCTGGCTCGTGCACAGATGTGGGGCGGTCGGATGGATGACGCGTTCGAGTCGCTGAAGGTGGCGCGCTCAATCGCTCCTCAGCACACGCGCGAGCACCCGTGGGCACGAGAGACCGTGGCGACGCTGGAGCGGCTGAAGCGTACTGACGAGGAGTCTCTCCACCAGTTCGCCGTCTGGGTCGGCGCCGTCTGA
- a CDS encoding HAD family hydrolase, with amino-acid sequence MIRTIAFDVGETLVRDDRYWTSWADWLGIPRHTVSALVGAVVAQGKDNAEALRLIRPHADLTAEYQAREAAGCGEQLDERDVYEDVRPALAALRQAGFRVIIAGNQTTKAAGLLRALDLPADLIATSGEWGVAKPAPEFFERLVTEAGVPAEEVLYVGDHPQNDTLPAARAGLRAAHLRRGPWGYLWADDPQVAATADYRIDSLTDLVAALSA; translated from the coding sequence ATGATCCGCACCATCGCATTCGACGTAGGCGAGACCCTCGTCCGTGACGACCGCTACTGGACCTCGTGGGCCGACTGGCTTGGCATCCCACGCCACACCGTCTCAGCGCTGGTCGGCGCCGTCGTCGCGCAGGGAAAGGACAATGCCGAGGCACTGCGCCTCATCCGGCCCCACGCTGACCTGACTGCCGAGTACCAGGCCCGTGAGGCGGCAGGCTGCGGTGAGCAGCTCGACGAGAGAGACGTGTACGAGGACGTCAGGCCTGCACTCGCCGCGCTCCGGCAGGCGGGGTTTCGCGTCATCATCGCGGGCAACCAGACCACGAAGGCCGCCGGCCTGCTACGGGCTCTCGACCTGCCTGCGGACCTGATCGCGACCTCAGGAGAGTGGGGCGTGGCCAAGCCCGCCCCGGAGTTCTTCGAGCGGCTCGTCACCGAGGCGGGCGTCCCCGCTGAAGAGGTTCTGTACGTCGGCGACCATCCGCAGAACGACACGCTGCCAGCCGCTCGCGCTGGTCTGCGCGCCGCGCATCTACGCCGTGGCCCATGGGGCTACCTGTGGGCTGACGATCCGCAGGTCGCGGCGACCGCGGACTACCGGATCGACTCGCTTACGGACCTTGTCGCCGCTCTCAGCGCCTGA
- a CDS encoding helix-turn-helix domain-containing protein codes for MANDDLGRTLRRLRRLASLTQEDLAERSDVSVDVIRQLEQRRKHSARLPTLHALANGLGVELTTLLGDPPAVSATGENDGPRFVAVRRAIMPALWGPEPKPPEPGFSLHALRERIAEGWTQYHSAEFDTVMKALPDLIADARTAAASSNDDDRDAGYAALGKALQLAGHVAVRMGKTDLALISLERAIDAAGRSSDALLRPMIVNSVAWTYQRQGRLGDALSIALHAADDIKESRHTGTADGLKVWGALTMSAATSAARSNDYERAAALMAQAENETARVAKLPEGGDSRMVSVFSPSSVRIERVRLAVQYGRPEEALGLAAGMRLSKDTPPSWRTWLLLDVARAHTDLGNAAEAVKSLESLRRVAPTWMQHHTLAVAIVRDLWSLPNHPAGLSPLAEFLGVAA; via the coding sequence GTGGCAAACGACGACCTTGGGCGAACTCTGCGACGTCTGCGCCGCCTGGCCTCCCTGACCCAAGAGGACCTGGCCGAGCGCTCCGACGTATCCGTCGATGTGATCCGGCAGCTCGAGCAACGGCGTAAGCACTCGGCGCGCCTGCCGACTCTGCACGCCCTGGCGAACGGCCTCGGCGTGGAACTGACGACGCTCCTCGGGGATCCTCCAGCCGTCTCCGCGACAGGAGAGAACGACGGGCCGCGCTTCGTGGCGGTGCGCCGCGCCATCATGCCGGCGTTGTGGGGCCCGGAGCCGAAGCCGCCGGAGCCCGGCTTCTCGCTGCACGCTCTGCGCGAGCGGATCGCGGAAGGATGGACCCAGTACCACTCTGCCGAGTTCGACACGGTGATGAAGGCACTGCCGGACCTGATCGCGGATGCGCGGACGGCCGCGGCGTCGAGCAACGACGACGACCGTGACGCCGGTTACGCGGCACTGGGCAAGGCCCTCCAACTCGCCGGGCACGTCGCCGTACGCATGGGGAAGACGGACCTCGCGCTCATCAGCCTGGAGCGCGCCATAGACGCCGCGGGGCGATCGTCCGACGCCTTGCTGCGCCCCATGATCGTCAACTCCGTTGCGTGGACCTACCAGCGGCAGGGTCGTCTCGGAGACGCCCTGAGCATTGCCCTGCACGCGGCGGACGACATCAAGGAGAGTCGGCACACGGGCACTGCCGACGGCTTGAAGGTCTGGGGTGCGCTCACCATGTCCGCCGCCACGTCGGCCGCGCGCAGCAACGACTATGAGCGGGCGGCAGCGTTGATGGCACAGGCCGAGAACGAAACCGCGCGCGTGGCCAAGCTGCCGGAGGGCGGCGACAGCCGCATGGTCAGCGTGTTCAGCCCGTCGTCCGTGCGTATTGAGCGCGTCCGGCTGGCCGTTCAGTACGGCCGTCCCGAGGAAGCCCTGGGGCTGGCCGCGGGGATGCGGCTGAGCAAGGACACGCCTCCGTCCTGGCGGACGTGGCTGCTCCTGGATGTCGCCCGAGCCCATACGGATCTCGGGAACGCGGCAGAGGCCGTGAAGTCCCTGGAATCGCTGCGCCGGGTGGCTCCGACCTGGATGCAACACCACACGCTGGCCGTAGCCATCGTGCGTGACCTGTGGTCACTCCCCAACCACCCGGCGGGGCTAAGCCCGTTGGCCGAGTTCCTGGGTGTGGCCGCATAG
- a CDS encoding DUF488 family protein, producing MSSDMLMTIGHSNHDLDTLVGLLRQNGVTAVADVRSVPASQFAPHFNRKSLEPALQATGIKYVFLGEELGARTDDMSCYVDGRVQYGRLAQTRKFREGIERLAKGAVTERIAIMCTEGEPLNCHRTVLVSRVLAEGGAVVQHIHGDGRVESHDSAMERLMAKFGLAEPELFRTPDERLDEALSRQEERIAYVRQDSPDDTDRTADV from the coding sequence ATGAGCTCCGACATGCTGATGACCATCGGGCACTCCAACCACGATCTCGACACGTTGGTCGGTTTGCTGCGGCAGAACGGCGTCACCGCCGTCGCGGACGTCCGGTCCGTCCCCGCCAGCCAGTTCGCTCCGCATTTCAACCGGAAGTCCCTTGAGCCCGCGCTGCAGGCGACAGGCATCAAGTACGTCTTCCTCGGCGAGGAGCTCGGCGCGCGCACGGACGACATGAGCTGTTATGTGGACGGGCGGGTGCAGTACGGGCGACTCGCTCAGACCCGCAAGTTCCGGGAAGGCATCGAGCGCCTGGCCAAGGGCGCGGTGACCGAGCGGATCGCCATCATGTGCACCGAGGGCGAACCCTTGAACTGCCACCGCACCGTGCTCGTTTCGCGGGTGCTCGCGGAGGGCGGTGCGGTCGTTCAGCACATTCACGGTGACGGGCGGGTGGAGAGTCACGACTCGGCGATGGAACGGCTCATGGCCAAGTTCGGGCTCGCGGAGCCGGAGTTGTTCCGCACGCCGGACGAGCGTCTCGACGAGGCGCTGAGCCGTCAGGAAGAGCGCATCGCGTACGTCAGACAGGACTCACCTGACGACACCGACCGGACGGCGGACGTATGA
- a CDS encoding (2,3-dihydroxybenzoyl)adenylate synthase, translating to MSLSLGSLGSLGEDAPTWPREFAERYRAAGWWRGETFGGMLRERAAAHPDRVAIVDPGGAGAAARRWTYGELDRRADRLAAGLLARGIGKGDKVVVQLPNIAEFFETIFALFRIGALPVFALPAHRETEIRYFCEFTEAAAYVIPQQVGGFDYRGLAAKLVDEIPTLRHVFVAEGDAGPFEALSDVATDVAPDMATEPTTQLPAAPAPSDLAFLQLSGGSTGVPKLIPRTHDDYIYSLRGSNELCAVDEDSVYLVALPAAHNFPLSSPGSLGALYAGARVVLCPQPSPEAAFPLIESEGVTITGLVPPLALLWTEAAPATAYDLSSLDVLLVGGAKFSEEAARRVKPALGCTLQQVFGMAEGLVNYTRLDDDPETIVTTQGRPISPDDEIRVVDDEDNDLPFGETGHLLTRGPYTIRGYWRAPEHNARSFTADGFYRTGDVVRLTATGHLVVEGRAKDQINRGGEKVAAEEVENHILAHPSVHDANVVAEPDAYLGERTCAYVILRADAEPMRPAAIRKFVRERGLASYKVPDRVEFVEVFPQTGVGKISKKALRETAQRETALREPASS from the coding sequence GTGAGCCTTTCACTCGGGTCACTCGGGTCACTCGGGGAGGACGCGCCCACCTGGCCGCGGGAGTTCGCGGAGCGCTACCGCGCGGCGGGTTGGTGGCGGGGCGAGACGTTCGGCGGGATGCTGCGCGAGAGAGCCGCCGCGCACCCGGACCGCGTGGCGATCGTGGACCCGGGCGGCGCCGGTGCGGCGGCGCGCCGCTGGACGTACGGGGAACTGGACCGCAGGGCCGACCGCCTGGCCGCGGGCCTGCTGGCGCGCGGGATCGGCAAGGGCGACAAGGTGGTCGTCCAGCTCCCCAACATCGCCGAGTTCTTCGAGACGATCTTCGCGCTGTTCCGCATCGGCGCGCTCCCGGTCTTCGCGCTGCCCGCGCACCGCGAGACGGAGATCCGCTACTTCTGCGAGTTCACCGAGGCCGCCGCGTACGTCATCCCGCAGCAGGTCGGCGGCTTCGACTACCGCGGACTCGCGGCGAAGCTGGTCGACGAGATCCCGACGCTGCGGCACGTGTTCGTGGCGGAGGGCGACGCGGGCCCGTTCGAGGCGCTGTCGGACGTGGCGACGGACGTGGCCCCGGACATGGCGACGGAGCCGACTACGCAGCTACCGGCTGCACCCGCCCCCTCCGACCTGGCGTTCCTCCAGCTCTCCGGCGGCAGTACGGGCGTGCCGAAACTGATCCCGCGCACCCACGACGACTACATCTACTCCCTGCGCGGCTCGAACGAGCTGTGCGCGGTGGACGAGGACAGCGTCTACCTGGTCGCCCTCCCCGCGGCCCACAACTTCCCGCTCTCCTCCCCCGGTTCGCTGGGCGCGCTGTACGCGGGCGCGCGCGTCGTCCTGTGCCCGCAGCCCAGTCCGGAGGCCGCCTTCCCCCTCATCGAGTCCGAGGGCGTCACCATCACGGGCCTCGTCCCGCCGCTCGCCCTGCTCTGGACGGAGGCGGCGCCGGCCACCGCGTACGACCTGAGCAGCCTGGACGTACTCCTGGTCGGCGGCGCGAAATTCAGCGAGGAGGCGGCGCGCCGGGTGAAGCCGGCGCTCGGCTGCACGTTGCAGCAGGTCTTCGGCATGGCAGAGGGGCTGGTCAACTACACACGCCTGGACGACGACCCGGAGACGATCGTCACGACCCAGGGCCGCCCGATCTCCCCGGACGACGAGATCCGCGTCGTCGACGACGAGGACAACGACCTGCCGTTCGGCGAGACGGGCCACCTGCTGACGCGCGGCCCGTACACGATCCGCGGCTACTGGCGGGCCCCCGAGCACAACGCCCGCTCCTTCACCGCCGACGGCTTCTACCGCACGGGCGACGTGGTGCGCCTGACCGCGACCGGCCACCTCGTCGTGGAGGGCAGGGCGAAGGACCAGATCAACCGGGGCGGCGAGAAGGTCGCGGCCGAGGAGGTCGAGAACCACATCCTCGCCCACCCGTCCGTGCACGACGCGAACGTGGTCGCCGAGCCGGACGCGTACCTGGGCGAGCGGACCTGCGCGTACGTGATCCTGCGCGCGGACGCGGAGCCGATGCGCCCGGCCGCGATCAGGAAGTTCGTACGGGAGAGGGGACTCGCCTCGTACAAGGTGCCCGACCGCGTCGAGTTCGTGGAGGTCTTCCCGCAGACGGGCGTAGGAAAGATCTCGAAGAAGGCGCTGCGGGAAACGGCGCAGCGGGAAACGGCGCTGAGGGAACCGGCGTCGTCCTGA
- a CDS encoding organic hydroperoxide resistance protein, translating to MDALYTAVATANGREGRAVSSDGKLDLPLGFPKALGGNDQGTNPEQLFAAGYAACFASAMGSIARQEKIDVSDVSVTAEVSIGKDETDGGFGLSVVMRAELPDHLQGAPGEELLRKTHAFCPYSKATRGNIQVDLVIE from the coding sequence ATGGACGCGCTGTACACCGCAGTAGCCACCGCCAACGGCCGCGAGGGCCGGGCCGTCAGCTCCGACGGCAAGCTCGACCTGCCGCTCGGCTTCCCGAAGGCGCTGGGCGGCAACGACCAGGGCACGAACCCGGAGCAGCTCTTCGCGGCCGGGTATGCCGCGTGCTTCGCGAGCGCGATGGGCAGCATCGCGCGCCAGGAGAAGATCGACGTGTCGGACGTGTCGGTGACGGCGGAGGTCAGCATCGGCAAGGACGAGACGGACGGCGGCTTCGGCCTCTCGGTGGTCATGCGGGCGGAACTCCCGGACCACCTGCAGGGCGCGCCGGGCGAGGAGCTGCTGCGCAAGACGCACGCGTTCTGCCCGTACTCGAAGGCGACGCGAGGCAACATCCAGGTGGACCTGGTGATCGAGTAG
- a CDS encoding DUF488 family protein → MKIYTIGFTKKPAEKFFGLLKTSGASTLVDVRLNNVSQLSGFAKRDDLKYFLGELCGMAYVHRPDLAPTQPILDDLKKHGSGWAAYEEKFLGLMAQRSVSETVPQELITNAVLLCSEHEPHECHRRLVAEYLAERWGGATIEHLV, encoded by the coding sequence ATGAAGATCTACACGATCGGCTTCACGAAAAAGCCCGCGGAGAAGTTCTTCGGCCTGCTGAAGACGTCCGGCGCCTCGACCCTCGTCGACGTCCGGCTCAACAACGTCTCGCAGCTGTCGGGCTTCGCCAAGCGCGACGACCTCAAGTACTTCCTCGGCGAGCTCTGCGGAATGGCGTACGTTCATCGGCCCGACCTGGCGCCGACGCAGCCCATCCTGGACGATCTCAAGAAGCACGGTTCCGGCTGGGCGGCCTACGAGGAGAAGTTCCTGGGCCTTATGGCACAGCGGAGCGTGTCGGAGACCGTCCCTCAGGAATTGATCACCAATGCGGTTCTGCTCTGCAGCGAGCATGAACCGCACGAGTGTCATCGTCGACTGGTCGCGGAGTATCTGGCGGAGCGGTGGGGCGGCGCGACGATTGAGCACCTGGTCTGA